The proteins below come from a single Streptomyces sp. NBC_01276 genomic window:
- a CDS encoding serine hydrolase domain-containing protein has protein sequence MSESLQTVETTAAGPDRPELREAIQEIVDSGFAGVQLRVNDERGEWVGTAGVRELGGAEAPPADGHFRIGSITKTFTATLVLRLVAEGRIGLDAPADDHLPGFGLDRRITVRMLLQHTSGLFSFTGEVYEDGTVVPGGVPGIGKEWMDNRSRTYRPEELVRPALSRPARFAPGADWSYSNTNYVLARLLIEHATGRSYAEEMRRLVLDPLGLTGTVVPDASPEIPEPHAHGYYGYEDAGRWTVADTTRFNPSWISAAGDMISTTRDLHTFFSALMGGRLLPAPLLAEMRTPHPKMGYGLGVFAEETDDGGTIFQHNGGFWGWAALMYSTPDGSRTLTGSVTCGDAELDLAATVEAFEKVKRRLVREVFCDGRTAADRPTG, from the coding sequence ATGAGCGAGTCCCTCCAGACCGTCGAGACCACCGCTGCCGGGCCGGACCGCCCCGAGCTGCGCGAGGCCATCCAGGAGATCGTCGATTCCGGTTTCGCCGGAGTGCAGCTGCGCGTGAACGACGAGCGGGGCGAATGGGTCGGCACCGCCGGGGTGCGCGAGCTGGGCGGGGCGGAGGCGCCACCGGCCGACGGGCACTTCCGGATCGGCAGCATCACCAAGACCTTCACGGCGACCCTGGTGCTGCGGCTGGTCGCGGAGGGAAGGATCGGGCTGGACGCCCCGGCGGACGACCACCTGCCCGGTTTCGGACTGGACCGACGGATCACCGTACGGATGCTGCTCCAGCACACCAGCGGGTTGTTCAGCTTCACCGGAGAGGTCTACGAGGACGGGACGGTCGTGCCCGGTGGAGTCCCCGGGATCGGCAAGGAGTGGATGGACAACCGGTCCCGCACCTACCGGCCGGAGGAGCTGGTACGGCCCGCGCTGTCCCGGCCGGCGCGGTTCGCACCGGGGGCGGACTGGAGCTACTCCAACACCAACTACGTACTGGCCCGGCTGCTGATCGAGCACGCCACCGGCCGTTCCTACGCCGAGGAGATGCGCCGGCTGGTCCTGGATCCGCTCGGGCTGACGGGCACCGTGGTGCCGGACGCCTCACCGGAGATCCCCGAGCCGCACGCCCACGGCTACTACGGGTACGAGGACGCCGGCCGGTGGACGGTGGCCGACACCACCCGCTTCAACCCCTCCTGGATCTCCGCCGCCGGTGACATGATCTCAACCACCCGTGACCTGCACACCTTCTTCTCCGCACTGATGGGAGGCCGGCTCCTGCCGGCCCCGCTGCTGGCCGAGATGCGCACGCCGCACCCCAAGATGGGCTACGGCCTGGGGGTGTTCGCGGAGGAGACGGACGACGGCGGCACCATCTTCCAGCACAACGGCGGGTTCTGGGGCTGGGCGGCGCTGATGTACAGCACGCCCGACGGCAGCAGGACCCTGACCGGCTCGGTGACCTGCGGGGACGCGGAGCTCGACCTGGCCGCCACGGTCGAGGCGTTCGAGAAGGTGAAGCGGCGGCTCGTCAGGGAGGTGTTCTGTGACGGGCGGACCGCGGCGGACCGGCCGACGGGCTGA
- a CDS encoding MerR family transcriptional regulator, whose protein sequence is MADGLTIGQAAAYVGVTIKTVRHYHRLGLVAEPERDGSGYRRYGSADLLRLVQVRTLAGAGVPLAEVGELLDAGPERFAATLDDVRRRLTEQIEDLTARRDTLHRLAHGDRALLPDRACAVLDGLAGLGFGADYVATQREALVLARALVPEVFDSFLTQLERWLDDPAWIELTKRGREAMSWDPDDPRIDALASELADRLLAERERLAMPDGFRSRSDTASRYGLVNHHREEGSPALVRLNALVEANLRAAGIDVPRQ, encoded by the coding sequence ATGGCAGACGGGCTCACGATCGGTCAGGCGGCGGCGTACGTCGGCGTCACGATCAAGACGGTGCGGCACTATCACCGGCTCGGCCTGGTCGCCGAGCCGGAACGCGACGGTTCCGGCTACCGGCGTTACGGGTCGGCCGACCTGCTGCGGCTGGTCCAGGTACGGACGCTGGCCGGGGCGGGCGTGCCGCTGGCCGAGGTCGGTGAGCTGCTCGACGCCGGTCCCGAGCGGTTCGCCGCCACCCTGGACGACGTCCGCCGTCGGCTCACCGAACAGATCGAGGACCTGACCGCCCGGCGCGACACACTGCACCGGCTCGCCCACGGCGACCGGGCCCTCCTGCCCGACCGGGCCTGCGCGGTCCTGGACGGACTCGCCGGTCTCGGCTTCGGCGCCGACTACGTGGCCACTCAGCGGGAGGCGTTGGTACTGGCCCGGGCGCTGGTTCCGGAGGTCTTCGACAGCTTCCTGACCCAGCTCGAACGGTGGCTCGACGACCCCGCATGGATCGAGCTGACCAAGCGCGGCCGGGAGGCGATGTCCTGGGATCCGGACGACCCGCGGATCGACGCACTGGCGTCGGAGCTGGCCGACAGGCTGCTGGCCGAACGCGAGCGGCTGGCGATGCCGGACGGGTTCCGGAGCCGGTCCGACACCGCCTCCCGGTACGGACTGGTCAACCACCACCGGGAGGAGGGGTCGCCCGCCCTCGTCCGGCTGAACGCCCTGGTCGAGGCGAACCTGCGCGCGGCCGGCATCGACGTCCCGC